Proteins from one Actinobacillus delphinicola genomic window:
- a CDS encoding Flp family type IVb pilin — translation MLNELSTKAYVTVTENVRSAVRSGIRAFAKDERGVTAIEYGLIAVAVAAMIIAVFYNKNGFIHKLEDRFGSLSSAISTATLSVTGASTSSTPA, via the coding sequence ATGTTAAATGAACTTTCTACAAAAGCATACGTAACAGTAACTGAAAATGTACGTTCAGCAGTACGTTCTGGTATCCGTGCATTCGCTAAAGACGAACGCGGTGTAACTGCAATTGAATACGGTCTAATCGCTGTAGCTGTAGCTGCAATGATCATCGCAGTATTCTACAACAAAAATGGTTTCATCCATAAATTAGAAGACCGCTTCGGTAGCTTAAGCTCTGCAATCAGTACAGCTACATTAAGCGTTACTGGTGCATCAACAAGTTCTACACCAGCTTAA
- a CDS encoding Flp family type IVb pilin — translation MANELADVATTKIVRYFAKNERGVTSIEYGLIAFAISAAVIFIAYGKGSFVQSLGAKLNGMADAIKTALLTVNDH, via the coding sequence ATGGCAAATGAACTTGCTGATGTCGCCACAACGAAAATCGTTCGATATTTTGCTAAAAACGAACGTGGTGTGACGTCTATTGAGTATGGATTGATCGCTTTTGCTATTTCTGCAGCTGTTATTTTTATTGCCTACGGTAAGGGCAGTTTTGTCCAAAGCTTAGGTGCAAAATTGAATGGTATGGCGGATGCAATCAAAACAGCGCTACTCACGGTAAACGACCACTAA
- a CDS encoding 4'-phosphopantetheinyl transferase family protein, giving the protein MTKYSIAYANLNDPQNWQDFPEHALPSYVHLPENPNPAQQKSYQRRRLAYFLLWQLGKTYPDFANLMAKIEKDELGRPQIRSNFFDFNISHSGEWVIVILAKSPIGMKPLVAIDMESVTHKRNYIALLKHFANPMELAWFQQQKHQETAFYELWCIREAVLKATGIGLRKLSDIQYSPQNQCLTTDYCPVGKLVFCSELPFYLAVFIGMVSATEVNLLCYHLTTSQKTFQRLNRTKLILVN; this is encoded by the coding sequence ATGACAAAGTATTCTATCGCCTATGCGAATTTAAATGACCCCCAAAATTGGCAAGATTTCCCTGAACATGCATTGCCAAGTTACGTTCATTTACCTGAAAATCCCAATCCTGCCCAGCAGAAAAGTTATCAGCGCCGTCGTTTAGCTTATTTTCTCCTATGGCAACTCGGGAAAACCTATCCTGATTTTGCTAACCTAATGGCAAAAATTGAAAAAGACGAATTAGGACGCCCGCAAATTCGGAGTAATTTTTTTGATTTTAATATTAGCCATTCAGGAGAATGGGTGATTGTTATCTTGGCTAAGAGTCCAATAGGGATGAAACCTTTAGTCGCAATTGATATGGAATCCGTAACTCATAAACGGAATTATATTGCGTTATTAAAGCATTTTGCGAACCCCATGGAATTAGCATGGTTTCAGCAACAAAAGCATCAGGAAACAGCTTTTTATGAATTATGGTGTATTCGTGAAGCAGTTTTAAAAGCGACAGGAATTGGATTGCGAAAACTTTCTGATATTCAATATTCCCCGCAAAATCAATGTCTTACTACAGATTATTGTCCAGTGGGTAAACTGGTCTTTTGTTCTGAACTTCCTTTCTATCTTGCCGTTTTCATTGGCATGGTATCAGCAACCGAGGTGAATCTACTTTGTTATCATCTCACTACTAGCCAAAAGACCTTTCAACGCTTAAATCGGACTAAATTAATTCTAGTTAATTAG
- the htpG gene encoding molecular chaperone HtpG, whose amino-acid sequence MSQDQQTLGFQSEVKQLLQLMIHSLYSNKEIFLRELISNASDAADKLRFKALSDPALYEGDGQLRVRIQADSNANTITISDNGIGMDRQQVIENLGTIAKSGTKEFLAAMGEDKAKNSQLIGQFGVGFYSAFIVADKVTVKTRLAGDSKANGVLWESTGEGEYTISTIEKEDRGTEITLHLRDEEKAFASEGQLRAVISKYSDHIDLPVELWVTQYDEKGEVSGQQWQQINKAQALWTRNKNDVTDEEYIEFYKHLTHDYQAPLTWARNKVEGNLEYTSLLYVPSQAPFDLFTRDMQHGLKLYVQRVFIMDDAQAFMPNYLRFMRGLLDTSDLPLNVSREILQDNKVTAALRRALTKRSLQILEDLAKNDVEKYQRFWREFGVVLKEGLAEDMANAENIAKLLRFASSKNEGIDQTTSLEDYVVRMQEGQKAIYYITADTYVAAKNSPHLELFNKKGIEVLLLADRIDEWMLSFLTEFDGKPLQSVTKANLDLGDLANSEEKALQEQQQEEFGGFIERVQAYLGDRVKGVKLTNRLTDTPAIVSTEQDEMTTQMAKLFAATGQSVPEIKYTLEINPTHPLVKKVSEIGDDTTFNDWVELLFEEALFTECGSLQDPTAFVKRMNKLLA is encoded by the coding sequence ATGAGTCAAGATCAACAAACACTCGGTTTCCAATCCGAAGTCAAACAACTTCTCCAATTAATGATCCATTCTTTGTATTCCAACAAAGAGATTTTTTTGCGTGAATTAATTTCAAATGCTTCTGATGCGGCGGATAAATTACGATTTAAAGCGCTTTCTGATCCTGCTTTATATGAAGGCGATGGACAATTACGTGTGCGTATTCAAGCAGATAGCAACGCAAACACCATTACTATTAGCGATAATGGTATCGGGATGGATCGCCAACAAGTGATTGAAAATTTAGGGACGATCGCTAAATCTGGCACTAAGGAATTTTTAGCTGCTATGGGCGAAGATAAAGCGAAAAATAGCCAACTTATCGGGCAATTTGGGGTTGGATTCTATTCCGCATTCATCGTTGCGGACAAGGTGACAGTAAAAACTCGCTTAGCGGGCGATAGCAAAGCGAATGGTGTACTTTGGGAATCCACCGGGGAAGGTGAGTATACGATTTCTACTATCGAAAAAGAGGATCGTGGGACTGAAATTACCTTACATTTACGTGATGAAGAAAAAGCCTTCGCCAGCGAAGGGCAGCTTCGTGCAGTAATCAGTAAATATTCCGATCATATTGATTTACCTGTTGAATTATGGGTTACACAATATGATGAAAAAGGCGAAGTATCAGGGCAACAATGGCAACAAATTAACAAAGCACAAGCCCTTTGGACGCGCAATAAAAACGATGTTACCGATGAAGAATACATTGAATTTTATAAACATCTTACCCATGACTATCAAGCACCGCTTACATGGGCACGTAATAAAGTAGAAGGAAATCTAGAATATACCAGCTTACTTTATGTACCAAGCCAAGCACCATTCGATCTCTTTACACGTGACATGCAACACGGCTTAAAACTTTACGTACAACGTGTATTTATTATGGATGATGCGCAAGCCTTTATGCCGAATTATTTGCGTTTTATGCGTGGTCTTTTGGATACCAGTGATTTACCGCTTAATGTTTCCCGTGAAATTTTGCAAGATAACAAAGTGACGGCTGCGTTACGTCGTGCTTTGACAAAACGTTCTTTACAAATTTTAGAAGATTTAGCGAAAAATGATGTAGAGAAATATCAACGTTTTTGGCGTGAATTTGGCGTTGTGCTAAAAGAAGGGCTAGCTGAAGACATGGCGAATGCGGAAAATATTGCAAAATTACTGCGTTTTGCCTCTAGTAAAAATGAAGGCATTGACCAAACTACTTCGCTTGAAGATTATGTTGTACGTATGCAAGAAGGGCAAAAAGCGATTTACTATATCACTGCCGATACCTATGTGGCTGCGAAAAATAGCCCGCATTTGGAATTATTTAATAAAAAAGGTATCGAAGTACTTTTACTCGCAGATCGTATTGATGAATGGATGTTGAGTTTCTTAACTGAATTTGATGGCAAACCGTTACAATCTGTAACCAAAGCAAATCTTGATCTGGGTGATCTTGCAAATAGTGAAGAAAAAGCGCTACAAGAACAGCAACAAGAAGAGTTTGGCGGCTTTATTGAGCGTGTACAAGCTTATCTTGGCGATCGTGTAAAAGGTGTGAAATTAACGAATCGCTTGACAGATACCCCTGCGATTGTTTCTACCGAACAAGATGAAATGACAACGCAAATGGCAAAACTTTTTGCAGCCACAGGACAAAGTGTGCCTGAAATTAAGTACACCTTGGAAATTAACCCAACGCATCCATTAGTCAAAAAAGTCTCTGAAATAGGGGATGACACGACCTTTAATGATTGGGTAGAATTACTCTTTGAAGAAGCGCTCTTTACGGAATGCGGTTCACTTCAAGATCCAACTGCATTTGTAAAACGTATGAACAAATTACTTGCATAA
- a CDS encoding iron-containing alcohol dehydrogenase, translating into MQNFIYQNPTKILFGEGQIANLPAQIPHDARILLLYGGGSIKKNGIYDQIQKAFSHFHLVEFSGIPANPEYEVLLQAVEKIKEQNLDYILAVGGGSVIDGAKFIAAAAKYEGDDPWQLLAKRNEIKITDAVPFSAILTLPATGSEMNSGAVVSRRATKEKLSFNSPLLYPKCSVLDPTVIRSLPRRQLENGIADAFTHVLEQYMTYPAGGLLQDRFAEGILQTLIAVSQPVLEDQSNYEAAANFMWSCTMALNGLIAQGVPQDWGVHAIGHEFTALFGIDHARTLAIVAPRYYEHCFEDKKAKLVQYAERVWQITSGSDDEKAHQAIQKTETFFNSIGIKTALSDYTEDYATAPEIIEKRFQDRGWVGIGENRKVTPAEVKDIVKRTFSPAVKFD; encoded by the coding sequence ATGCAAAACTTCATTTACCAAAACCCAACCAAAATTCTATTTGGGGAAGGACAAATCGCTAATTTACCTGCACAAATTCCACATGATGCCCGTATTCTTTTGTTATACGGTGGTGGCAGTATCAAGAAAAATGGCATTTATGATCAAATTCAAAAAGCCTTTTCGCATTTTCATCTTGTAGAGTTTTCAGGTATTCCCGCCAATCCAGAATATGAAGTCTTACTGCAAGCCGTTGAAAAAATCAAAGAACAAAACCTTGATTACATCTTAGCAGTCGGTGGTGGCTCAGTAATTGATGGGGCAAAATTTATCGCTGCAGCGGCGAAATATGAAGGGGATGATCCTTGGCAATTATTAGCAAAAAGAAATGAAATTAAAATTACGGATGCCGTGCCATTCTCTGCAATCCTAACTCTCCCTGCGACAGGTTCAGAAATGAATAGTGGGGCAGTCGTTTCACGCCGTGCGACCAAAGAAAAATTATCGTTTAATTCACCGTTGTTATATCCAAAATGTTCCGTGCTTGACCCAACGGTTATCCGCTCTTTACCACGTCGCCAATTAGAAAACGGAATTGCCGATGCCTTTACTCACGTCTTGGAACAATATATGACCTATCCTGCTGGTGGTTTATTACAAGATCGCTTTGCAGAAGGCATTTTACAAACCTTAATTGCGGTTAGTCAGCCTGTGTTAGAAGATCAAAGTAATTATGAAGCGGCAGCTAACTTTATGTGGAGCTGTACTATGGCATTAAATGGCTTAATTGCACAAGGCGTGCCACAAGATTGGGGCGTGCATGCGATTGGGCATGAATTTACCGCACTTTTCGGCATTGATCATGCGCGCACCTTAGCGATTGTCGCACCACGTTATTATGAACATTGCTTTGAGGATAAAAAAGCCAAATTAGTACAATACGCAGAACGTGTATGGCAAATTACGAGCGGTTCGGACGATGAAAAAGCACACCAAGCGATTCAAAAAACGGAAACTTTCTTTAATTCTATTGGGATTAAAACCGCATTATCTGATTACACAGAAGATTATGCGACTGCGCCAGAAATTATTGAGAAACGTTTCCAAGATCGTGGCTGGGTAGGCATTGGCGAAAATCGTAAAGTCACACCTGCGGAAGTAAAAGATATTGTGAAACGCACTTTTTCACCCGCAGTAAAATTTGATTAA
- a CDS encoding MarR family winged helix-turn-helix transcriptional regulator, with product MSKTPSLKNLLCYRLYVVSNRITRLYRPFLEKLNLTYPQYLTMVALWEEDDLTIGELHSITEIDCGSLSVMLKKLVEKGFIEIVTQQSDKRSKKVKLTEKALALKPEAYEMQKNLYASLPKKLTYDEQAELMGLLDILNRNLKGDF from the coding sequence ATGTCAAAAACACCCTCTTTAAAAAATTTGCTTTGCTACCGCTTGTATGTGGTTTCAAACCGTATTACTCGCCTTTACCGCCCATTTTTAGAAAAACTAAACCTGACTTATCCGCAATATTTGACGATGGTAGCACTTTGGGAAGAGGATGATTTGACGATCGGGGAACTCCATTCTATTACGGAAATTGATTGCGGGTCGCTCAGTGTCATGCTTAAAAAATTAGTCGAAAAAGGCTTTATTGAAATTGTGACACAACAAAGTGATAAACGGAGTAAAAAAGTGAAATTGACAGAAAAAGCGTTGGCACTTAAACCCGAAGCCTATGAAATGCAAAAGAACTTGTACGCTAGTTTACCGAAAAAATTAACCTACGATGAACAAGCAGAATTGATGGGATTGCTTGATATTTTAAATCGCAATCTAAAAGGCGATTTTTAA
- a CDS encoding peptidylprolyl isomerase, which translates to MITLHTNYGDIKLELDFDKAPATAENFLNYCKEGFYNNTIFHRVIDGFMIQGGGLESGMLEKDTKAPIANEADNGLSNKRGTIAMARTSDPHSATAQFFINTVDNGFLDHKSKSMQGWGYCVFGKVVEGMDVVDKISKVKTGNYGFHQDVPKEEVIIKDVTID; encoded by the coding sequence ATGATTACACTACATACTAACTATGGCGATATCAAATTAGAATTAGATTTTGACAAAGCACCAGCAACGGCAGAAAACTTTTTAAATTACTGCAAAGAAGGCTTTTATAATAACACAATTTTCCATCGTGTAATTGATGGATTTATGATTCAAGGTGGTGGTCTAGAATCAGGTATGCTTGAAAAAGATACCAAAGCACCAATCGCAAATGAAGCAGATAATGGTCTTTCTAACAAACGCGGTACAATCGCAATGGCACGCACAAGCGATCCGCATTCTGCGACTGCACAATTCTTTATCAATACTGTAGATAATGGCTTCTTAGATCACAAATCTAAATCAATGCAAGGTTGGGGCTATTGTGTATTTGGTAAAGTAGTAGAAGGTATGGATGTTGTTGATAAAATCAGCAAAGTAAAAACTGGCAATTACGGTTTCCATCAAGATGTACCAAAAGAAGAAGTGATCATTAAAGACGTCACTATCGACTAA
- the cysS gene encoding cysteine--tRNA ligase: MLKIFNTLSREKQEFTPLNPPKVGMYVCGVTVYDLCHIGHGRTFVCFDMVARYLRHLGYDLNYVRNITDVDDKIIKRALENGESCEDLVNRMVKEMHKDFEALNILPPNSEPRATYHITEIINLVSRLIEKNHAYVAENGDVMFDVLSFKEYGKLSRQNLEQLQAGASERVEISAIKKNPMDFVLWKMSKPNEPSWDSPWGKGRPGWHIECSAMNSKELGTHFDIHGGGSDLMFPHHENEIAQSCCAFETPYVNYWMHSGMIMVNKEKMSKSLGNFFTIRDVLKHYNAEAVRYFLLSTHYRSPLNYTEENLNLAQSALERLYTALRGTDKNAQPAGGEQFVSAFEEAMNDDFNTPNAFSVLFDLAREVNTLKAQQAPEADAMAARLRQLGGVLGLLENDPDAFLKGDAEDDEVAKIEALILQRNTARQNKDWAAADAARDALKAMNIVLEDTANGTTWRKA, translated from the coding sequence ATGTTAAAAATTTTCAATACACTTTCCCGAGAAAAACAAGAATTTACGCCCCTTAATCCGCCGAAAGTGGGCATGTATGTTTGTGGCGTAACGGTATATGATTTATGTCATATTGGACATGGTCGTACTTTCGTCTGTTTCGATATGGTAGCACGCTATCTGCGTCACTTAGGTTATGACTTAAACTATGTGCGCAACATTACCGATGTGGACGACAAAATCATTAAACGTGCATTAGAAAATGGTGAAAGCTGCGAAGATCTAGTGAATCGCATGGTAAAAGAAATGCATAAAGATTTCGAAGCCCTTAATATTCTGCCACCGAATAGCGAACCTCGTGCGACTTACCACATTACAGAAATTATCAATCTCGTTTCGCGCTTGATTGAAAAAAATCATGCGTACGTTGCAGAAAACGGCGATGTTATGTTTGACGTATTAAGTTTTAAAGAATATGGCAAACTTTCTCGCCAAAATCTTGAACAATTACAAGCGGGTGCGAGTGAACGTGTTGAAATTTCTGCGATCAAGAAAAATCCAATGGATTTCGTACTTTGGAAAATGTCAAAACCGAATGAACCAAGTTGGGACTCTCCATGGGGTAAAGGTCGTCCAGGTTGGCATATCGAATGTTCTGCAATGAATAGCAAAGAATTGGGAACGCATTTTGATATCCACGGTGGTGGTAGCGACTTGATGTTCCCTCATCATGAAAACGAAATTGCCCAATCTTGCTGTGCATTTGAAACCCCATACGTAAACTACTGGATGCACAGTGGTATGATTATGGTAAACAAAGAAAAAATGTCTAAATCACTTGGCAATTTCTTTACTATTCGTGATGTATTAAAACATTACAACGCAGAAGCCGTGCGCTATTTCTTATTAAGCACGCATTACCGTAGCCCATTAAATTATACGGAAGAAAACCTAAACTTAGCGCAAAGTGCGTTAGAACGTCTTTACACTGCCCTGCGTGGTACTGATAAAAACGCACAACCTGCGGGTGGCGAACAATTTGTAAGTGCATTTGAAGAAGCGATGAATGACGATTTTAATACGCCAAACGCTTTCTCTGTCCTTTTCGACTTAGCACGTGAAGTCAATACTTTAAAAGCACAACAAGCACCTGAAGCAGATGCAATGGCAGCTCGTTTACGTCAATTAGGTGGTGTTTTAGGCTTACTAGAAAATGATCCAGATGCCTTCTTAAAAGGTGATGCGGAAGATGATGAAGTGGCTAAAATTGAAGCGCTCATTTTACAACGCAACACTGCACGCCAAAACAAAGACTGGGCGGCAGCCGATGCAGCTCGTGATGCACTTAAAGCGATGAATATCGTTTTAGAAGATACCGCTAACGGCACAACATGGCGTAAAGCATAA
- a CDS encoding mechanosensitive ion channel family protein — protein sequence MNTLSNFSHFDTINQFVINMMMKFNQFFPTKFNWVLMILVILGLAVLLRLTLKLVLNRMKRWVNHTHSLLDESVVEAARKPINYFINFGAFIWICQTITQYHQIDWSGFLLEVWNLGVILLFGAFLLSLIKAFELNMIKRTKPKYDSTTIMAVGRLLRLSIVIIIILMIMQNFGFSISGVLAFGGVGGIAIGFAAKDLLANFFGGFMIFIDKPFRVGDWISSPDRQIEGTVENIGWRMTRIRTFDLRPLYVPNSTFMNIAVENPSRMLHRRIYENIGLRYDDINVIDKIVAEIKEMLYNHPDIDNQQTIIVAFDQFAASSLNIMVYTFTKTTAWVEFYVVKQKILLLIRDIVDRHGAEFAFPTQQLFVTQNPAGQDPAPQNLATMQKN from the coding sequence ATGAATACATTATCGAACTTTTCGCATTTTGATACGATCAATCAATTCGTAATTAACATGATGATGAAGTTCAATCAATTCTTTCCCACTAAATTTAACTGGGTCTTAATGATTTTGGTTATTTTAGGACTCGCCGTTCTACTTCGCCTTACGCTTAAACTTGTACTCAACCGCATGAAACGTTGGGTAAATCATACCCATTCTCTACTTGATGAAAGTGTCGTTGAGGCAGCACGTAAGCCGATTAATTATTTCATCAATTTCGGTGCGTTTATTTGGATCTGCCAAACCATTACACAATATCATCAAATTGATTGGAGCGGTTTTTTATTAGAAGTTTGGAATCTTGGGGTTATCCTGTTATTCGGCGCATTTCTGCTTTCACTCATCAAAGCCTTTGAGCTTAATATGATAAAACGCACAAAGCCTAAATATGATAGTACGACTATTATGGCCGTAGGGCGATTATTACGATTATCTATCGTTATTATTATTATTTTAATGATAATGCAAAATTTTGGCTTTTCGATTTCTGGGGTACTCGCTTTTGGTGGCGTTGGTGGCATTGCAATTGGTTTTGCCGCAAAAGACTTACTCGCCAACTTTTTTGGTGGGTTCATGATCTTTATTGATAAACCTTTCCGAGTGGGTGATTGGATTTCCTCACCTGATCGTCAAATTGAAGGAACGGTTGAAAATATCGGTTGGCGCATGACGCGTATCCGTACCTTTGATTTACGTCCGTTATATGTTCCAAACAGTACATTTATGAATATTGCCGTGGAAAATCCAAGCCGTATGCTCCATCGCCGAATTTATGAGAATATCGGATTGCGTTACGATGATATCAATGTTATTGATAAAATTGTCGCTGAAATCAAAGAAATGCTTTACAACCATCCTGATATTGATAATCAACAAACAATCATTGTGGCATTCGATCAATTCGCTGCATCTTCACTCAATATTATGGTTTATACCTTTACGAAAACAACCGCTTGGGTGGAATTTTATGTAGTGAAACAAAAAATCCTATTATTAATTCGTGATATTGTGGATCGCCATGGTGCAGAATTTGCATTTCCGACACAACAACTTTTTGTTACGCAAAATCCAGCAGGGCAAGATCCTGCGCCACAAAATCTGGCGACTATGCAAAAAAATTAA
- a CDS encoding glycosyltransferase family 9 protein, protein MPLFSQPPKSICILRLSAIGDVCHALAVVQAIQRYWPETKITWIIGKVERQLFAQVDGINFVVYDKKAGIKGILALWKQLKGQRFDALLNMQTALRASILSLGIKAKYKIGFGKVRSREGQQWVVNRRIQDPENPHVLNGFIAFAEMLGAPVSQLTWHLNIPESTQQKMAQYIDTSHQTLIIAPCSSKAEKDWLPERYADIANLAHAQNKQVILCGANSAREQKMLADIEKACNFKPLNLAGKTSLLELAALIQQADLVLAPDSGPAHIATAVGTPVIGLYAYHNPKRTGPYNDLDKVISVYDDFLAKEQPQAKKLPWAYKLKTPRLMENITSEQVIAKMREIGFLA, encoded by the coding sequence ATGCCACTTTTTTCCCAGCCTCCTAAGTCTATTTGTATCTTACGCCTATCTGCGATTGGGGATGTTTGCCATGCCTTAGCGGTTGTGCAAGCGATTCAACGTTATTGGCCAGAAACCAAAATTACCTGGATTATTGGTAAAGTTGAACGCCAATTATTTGCACAAGTGGATGGGATTAATTTTGTCGTTTATGATAAAAAGGCAGGGATTAAAGGTATCTTAGCCCTTTGGAAACAACTTAAAGGACAACGTTTTGATGCGTTGTTAAATATGCAAACCGCATTGCGTGCCTCCATTCTTTCTTTAGGCATTAAAGCAAAATATAAAATTGGTTTTGGAAAAGTGCGCAGTCGAGAAGGGCAACAGTGGGTGGTGAATCGTCGTATTCAAGATCCAGAAAATCCGCATGTACTCAATGGATTCATTGCTTTTGCAGAAATGCTTGGTGCCCCCGTTTCTCAGTTGACCTGGCACTTAAATATTCCAGAAAGCACTCAGCAGAAAATGGCGCAGTATATTGATACGAGTCATCAAACTTTGATCATTGCGCCTTGTTCGAGTAAAGCAGAAAAGGACTGGTTGCCAGAGCGTTATGCGGATATAGCTAACCTTGCCCATGCACAAAATAAACAAGTGATTTTATGTGGCGCTAATTCTGCAAGGGAACAAAAAATGTTAGCGGATATTGAAAAAGCATGTAATTTCAAACCACTAAATTTAGCGGGTAAAACCAGTTTGCTTGAGCTTGCAGCGTTAATTCAACAAGCGGACTTAGTTTTAGCGCCAGATAGTGGACCAGCCCATATCGCCACCGCTGTTGGCACACCAGTTATCGGACTTTATGCTTATCACAATCCAAAACGTACTGGACCTTATAATGATTTGGATAAAGTGATTTCCGTATATGATGACTTTCTGGCTAAAGAGCAGCCACAAGCAAAAAAATTACCATGGGCATATAAATTAAAAACGCCCCGTCTTATGGAAAATATCACGTCTGAACAAGTGATTGCCAAGATGCGAGAAATCGGATTTTTGGCATAA
- the tatA gene encoding Sec-independent protein translocase subunit TatA, whose protein sequence is MFAGVSIWQLLILLLVVVVIFGTKKLRTIGSDLGGAVRDFKKAMSENDQENNASSVNNDAKFNKIEENAQPSAQTTEKAKDKEQA, encoded by the coding sequence ATGTTCGCAGGCGTTAGTATTTGGCAATTACTTATCTTATTACTTGTTGTTGTTGTAATTTTTGGTACCAAAAAACTTCGTACCATTGGTTCAGATCTTGGTGGTGCCGTACGAGATTTCAAAAAAGCAATGAGTGAAAACGATCAAGAAAACAATGCAAGTAGCGTGAACAATGATGCTAAATTCAATAAAATTGAAGAAAATGCACAACCAAGCGCACAAACTACCGAAAAAGCAAAAGATAAAGAACAGGCATAA